Proteins encoded by one window of Kribbella italica:
- a CDS encoding amino acid ABC transporter ATP-binding protein, with protein MTLLSLRGVRKTYGTNVVLDDFDLDVDAGQCVVLIGASGSGKSTLLRCVNLLETVDDGVIELDGEDITDPRADADRIRSGIGIVFQSYNLFPHLSVLDNVTLAPIRVHGVAKPAARARAMEMLDRVGLADKATARPDNLSGGQQQRAAIARALVNNPKLMLLDEVTSALDPELVGEVLDLLKDLKSDGITMLICTHEMTFAREVADQICFLDQGRLLESGPPSQVLGTPREPRTQEFLRRITNAGRL; from the coding sequence ATGACCCTGCTGTCGCTGCGCGGTGTCCGCAAGACCTACGGGACCAACGTGGTCCTCGACGACTTCGACCTCGACGTCGACGCCGGCCAGTGCGTCGTCCTGATCGGCGCGTCCGGCTCCGGCAAGTCGACGCTGCTGCGCTGCGTCAACCTCCTGGAGACCGTCGACGACGGCGTCATCGAGCTCGACGGCGAGGACATCACCGACCCCCGCGCCGACGCCGACCGGATCCGCTCCGGCATCGGCATCGTCTTCCAGTCCTACAACCTGTTCCCGCACCTGTCCGTCCTGGACAACGTCACCCTCGCTCCGATCCGGGTCCACGGCGTCGCCAAGCCCGCAGCGCGCGCCCGGGCGATGGAGATGCTCGACCGGGTAGGCCTGGCCGACAAGGCCACCGCCCGCCCGGACAACCTCTCCGGCGGCCAGCAGCAACGCGCCGCCATCGCGCGCGCCCTGGTCAACAACCCCAAGCTGATGCTCCTGGACGAGGTCACCTCAGCCCTCGACCCCGAGCTCGTCGGCGAGGTCCTCGACCTCCTCAAGGACCTCAAGTCCGACGGCATCACCATGCTGATCTGCACCCACGAAATGACCTTCGCCCGCGAGGTCGCCGACCAGATCTGCTTCCTCGACCAAGGCCGCCTCCTGGAATCGGGTCCACCCAGCCAGGTGCTGGGCACCCCGCGAGAGCCCCGCACCCAGGAGTT
- a CDS encoding ABC transporter permease subunit — protein MSDWQPSALQLERLAYRRRRTVRSGVIAAVSTVVLVALLAVGIGSTPGWPRVRETFFNVERGWEALPVVAQGLWLNVRVMLVCAVLIVVLGLTLAIMRTLRGPIFFPLRIFAAAYTDVFRGLPLLLVIFLLGFGVPALQLRGLPNEAVIWGGAALVLTYSSYVAEVFRAGIESIHPSQRAAARSLGLSHRQTLRFVVLPQAVRRVMPPLLNDFVSLQKDSGLIAVLGVIDAIRAAQLETAEDFNFTPYVVAGILFVALTIPLTRLTDWVARRQGWYGGGGGPV, from the coding sequence GTGAGCGACTGGCAACCGTCGGCGCTGCAGCTCGAGCGGCTGGCGTACCGGCGGCGACGGACCGTGCGGTCGGGCGTGATCGCGGCCGTCAGCACCGTCGTCCTGGTGGCGCTGCTCGCGGTCGGGATCGGTTCGACGCCGGGCTGGCCGCGGGTGCGGGAGACCTTCTTCAACGTCGAGCGCGGTTGGGAGGCGCTGCCGGTCGTTGCCCAGGGCCTCTGGTTGAACGTGCGGGTGATGCTGGTCTGCGCCGTGCTGATCGTCGTTCTCGGGCTGACGCTCGCGATCATGCGGACACTGCGCGGCCCGATCTTCTTTCCGCTGCGGATCTTCGCGGCGGCGTACACGGACGTGTTCCGTGGTCTGCCGTTGCTGCTGGTGATCTTCCTGCTCGGCTTCGGTGTTCCCGCGCTGCAGTTGCGTGGGCTGCCGAACGAAGCGGTGATCTGGGGTGGTGCCGCGCTGGTGCTGACCTACTCGTCGTACGTCGCCGAGGTCTTCCGCGCCGGGATCGAGTCGATCCACCCGTCCCAGCGCGCGGCCGCGCGATCGCTCGGGCTGTCCCACCGGCAGACGCTGCGCTTCGTCGTCCTCCCGCAGGCCGTTCGCCGGGTCATGCCGCCGCTGCTCAACGACTTCGTCTCGCTGCAGAAGGACTCCGGCCTGATCGCGGTCCTCGGCGTCATCGACGCGATCCGCGCCGCACAGCTCGAGACCGCGGAGGACTTCAACTTCACGCCGTACGTCGTGGCCGGGATCCTGTTCGTCGCGTTGACCATTCCGCTCACGCGGCTGACCGACTGGGTCGCCCGCCGGCAAGGCTGGTACGGCGGGGGAGGTGGTCCGGTATGA
- a CDS encoding ABC transporter substrate-binding protein, which produces MNLRSAVAVLATLVVVAVSACAPEDESSGTPSPSGADACSKDKLALKTAGAFTVGTDKPAYAPWFTDDDPANGKGYESAVTYAVAKSLGFAETEVKWQTVQFNAAFAPGPKKFDLDVNQISISEDRRKAVDFSSGYYDVRQTVITTAGSKIADVKSVAELADAKLGAQVGTTSYTSLRDVIKPKQTPAVYDTNDLAVQALKNKQIDGIVVDLPTGFYMTAAQLDNGKIVGQLPAGGQAEQFGFVLEKGSALTACVSKAVDGLKADGTLAKLQQQYLTAEGAPELS; this is translated from the coding sequence ATGAATCTTCGGTCTGCCGTGGCGGTGCTGGCCACCCTCGTCGTTGTCGCAGTGTCCGCGTGCGCTCCGGAGGACGAGTCGTCCGGTACGCCGAGCCCGAGCGGGGCCGATGCCTGCAGCAAGGACAAGCTCGCACTGAAGACCGCGGGCGCGTTCACCGTCGGCACTGACAAGCCGGCGTACGCGCCGTGGTTCACCGACGACGACCCGGCCAACGGCAAGGGGTACGAGTCGGCGGTGACCTACGCGGTCGCGAAGAGCCTCGGGTTCGCGGAGACCGAGGTGAAGTGGCAGACCGTGCAGTTCAACGCGGCGTTCGCGCCGGGGCCGAAGAAGTTCGACCTGGACGTCAACCAGATCTCGATCTCCGAGGACCGGCGCAAGGCGGTCGACTTCTCGTCGGGGTACTACGACGTCCGGCAGACCGTGATCACCACGGCCGGCAGCAAGATCGCCGACGTCAAGTCGGTGGCCGAGCTGGCCGACGCCAAGCTCGGCGCCCAGGTCGGCACGACCAGCTACACGTCGCTGCGGGACGTGATCAAGCCCAAGCAGACCCCCGCGGTGTACGACACCAACGACCTGGCCGTGCAAGCCCTGAAGAACAAGCAGATCGACGGCATCGTGGTCGATCTGCCGACCGGCTTCTACATGACCGCGGCGCAGCTCGACAACGGCAAGATCGTCGGCCAGCTCCCGGCCGGTGGTCAGGCCGAGCAGTTCGGGTTCGTGCTGGAGAAGGGCTCGGCGCTGACCGCCTGCGTCTCCAAGGCCGTCGACGGGCTGAAGGCCGACGGCACGCTGGCCAAACTCCAGCAGCAGTACCTGACCGCGGAAGGCGCGCCGGAGCTCTCGTGA
- a CDS encoding MFS transporter, which translates to MTTDTTGSRLAGRREWVGLAVLVIPALLASLELTITHLALPAIGRDLGASSTQMLWIVDGYAFLLAGTLVVMGALGDRIGRRRLLIGGAISFSVLSVIAAYAPNPEVLVAVRALLGIAGATLMPSVLALTVVLFTEPRQRTQAVGIVVAAISAGTAIGPLLGGWLLDHFWWGSAFLLPIPLMLALVVVGPLTLPEHKAPDARSLDLRSAALSIAAVLVIVYGLKQLAAAGLELTAFAAIAAGLACATAFVRRQRRLADPMIDLRLFADRAFSTATLTLVFGIFVLWGTNYAVAQYLQLVAGLDPLTAGLWTAPPALGVIAGSLGATRLARKVPAGRIIGSGLLLSSAGFVTLGGIDPGTPLVVLVAAMTVVSAGLGPMMALATDIVIGSAPAGRAGAASAIASTAPQLGGGLGMAILGSVITVAYRADMHDTTGPAGENLTAAVAAAAHLPPAESETLLASARSAFTSGFGISALVSAALTVMVAATVLVVLGRRRPPEPNRPSQRTEPAFFLLFRAKAWNRATGVGGGL; encoded by the coding sequence ATGACCACTGACACCACCGGATCCCGGCTGGCCGGACGGCGGGAGTGGGTCGGCCTGGCCGTCCTGGTCATCCCCGCCCTGCTGGCCTCGCTCGAGCTGACCATCACCCATCTGGCCCTGCCGGCGATCGGGCGCGACCTGGGTGCGTCCAGTACGCAGATGCTGTGGATCGTCGACGGGTACGCGTTCCTGCTGGCCGGCACGCTCGTGGTGATGGGGGCGCTGGGCGACCGGATCGGGCGGCGCCGCCTCCTGATCGGTGGCGCGATCAGCTTCAGCGTGCTGTCGGTGATCGCCGCCTACGCGCCGAATCCCGAGGTTCTCGTCGCGGTCCGGGCCCTGCTCGGCATCGCGGGAGCGACGCTCATGCCGTCGGTTCTCGCGCTCACCGTCGTACTGTTCACCGAGCCGCGCCAGCGGACCCAAGCGGTCGGCATCGTCGTCGCCGCGATCTCCGCCGGTACGGCGATCGGCCCGCTCCTCGGGGGCTGGCTGCTCGATCATTTCTGGTGGGGTTCGGCGTTCCTGCTGCCCATTCCGCTCATGCTGGCCCTCGTGGTCGTCGGGCCGCTGACACTGCCCGAGCACAAGGCGCCGGACGCGCGCAGCCTCGACCTCCGCAGCGCGGCTCTCTCGATCGCCGCCGTGCTCGTGATCGTCTACGGGCTCAAGCAGTTAGCCGCGGCCGGTCTGGAGCTGACGGCCTTCGCAGCGATCGCGGCCGGGCTGGCGTGCGCGACGGCGTTCGTCCGCCGTCAGCGCCGGCTGGCCGATCCGATGATCGATCTGCGGCTCTTCGCCGACCGCGCCTTCAGTACGGCGACGCTCACGCTGGTGTTCGGGATCTTCGTGCTCTGGGGGACGAACTACGCCGTCGCCCAGTACCTGCAGCTGGTGGCCGGGCTGGATCCGTTGACCGCCGGCCTGTGGACCGCGCCGCCCGCGCTCGGTGTGATCGCCGGCTCGCTCGGCGCGACCCGGCTGGCGCGGAAGGTGCCCGCCGGGCGGATCATCGGCAGCGGGCTGCTGCTGTCCAGCGCGGGGTTCGTGACGCTCGGCGGGATCGATCCGGGGACGCCGTTGGTCGTGCTCGTCGCGGCGATGACCGTCGTCTCAGCCGGTCTGGGACCGATGATGGCGCTCGCGACGGACATCGTGATCGGCAGCGCTCCCGCCGGCCGGGCCGGTGCGGCGTCGGCGATCGCCTCCACCGCACCGCAGCTGGGCGGCGGCCTGGGAATGGCGATCCTGGGCAGCGTCATCACGGTCGCCTACCGCGCGGACATGCACGACACCACAGGCCCGGCCGGCGAGAACCTGACCGCGGCGGTCGCTGCCGCGGCTCACCTTCCACCCGCCGAATCCGAGACGCTCCTGGCCTCCGCCCGCTCGGCCTTCACCAGCGGCTTCGGGATCAGCGCACTGGTGTCGGCCGCTCTCACGGTCATGGTCGCCGCGACCGTCCTGGTGGTCCTCGGTCGACGGCGACCGCCGGAACCGAACCGGCCCTCGCAGCGAACTGAACCGGCATTCTTCCTGCTGTTTCGGGCGAAAGCGTGGAATCGGGCGACCGGGGTCGGCGGTGGGCTCTAG
- the soxR gene encoding redox-sensitive transcriptional activator SoxR, which produces MVDPNAELTIGQLAKRAGVTVTTLHFYEERGLIQSRRTAGNQRRFPRHALRRIAFVRVAQRVGIPLREIGEALSELPTDQAPTQEDWEQLSTTWQADLDLRIKQLVRLRDKLTDCIGCGCLSLERCLLRNRDDKLGATGTGPRRLWVNPPKG; this is translated from the coding sequence GTGGTGGACCCGAACGCCGAGCTCACGATCGGTCAGCTGGCCAAGCGCGCCGGCGTCACCGTGACAACACTGCACTTCTACGAGGAACGCGGCCTGATCCAGAGCCGGCGGACCGCCGGCAACCAGCGCAGGTTCCCGCGGCACGCCCTGCGCAGGATCGCGTTCGTCCGGGTGGCCCAGCGCGTCGGCATCCCGCTGCGGGAGATCGGCGAGGCACTGAGCGAGCTGCCGACGGATCAGGCGCCGACCCAGGAGGACTGGGAGCAGCTCTCGACAACCTGGCAGGCCGACCTCGATCTGCGGATCAAACAGCTCGTCCGGCTCCGCGACAAGCTCACCGACTGCATCGGCTGCGGCTGTCTCTCGCTGGAGCGCTGCCTGTTGCGCAACCGCGACGACAAGCTCGGCGCGACCGGCACCGGCCCGCGTCGGCTCTGGGTGAACCCGCCGAAGGGCTGA